A single Pseudodesulfovibrio aespoeensis Aspo-2 DNA region contains:
- a CDS encoding HD domain-containing phosphohydrolase, which yields MMAKQAQTTPEMPRSIGGARQGVKIGVVLAFVLVISVGILFLAGRAVSNKHAEGVENQEKRLNLLAHGRAEVFEAWLSELSRQGDRLIKSDLFRLYGAEVDNVEGDLRAIFGVAGAEGLAEGQGSELAAQLPMMQNMLREFSTYSGFLNGRILTRSGDAYIATDGYLPPMSEVQLAQAREAVASKLPRFSPLRKTAQGLEMDIYVPMFPPDVEDGGGEAIGALMMTRQVTGKITELLSNSALSAKGERTRLMQKAEGGFREVTPWTSEGFTDVNARLELDAQGDLPFGPRESLSDRDQQVYSLGVRVEGPQWWVVQESDYDAAMVPIDNFTRTVYIVAGLGILTALLIAGLAWWVLAGVQSQRIAQEFQALAAQIDDQKRFIDSINANIDEFITLKDAAGRYTYVNDAFAQAVGRSKVELIGMDAAAVFGFDTAKRLSSVDENVCAEQRKMTINEPVFLRSQRHQFQISKSPYCDQNGACQGIVEVYRDITEFVAVQEKNKRLIRRAMEALGSTIEAADPYLGGHTKLLAGLSVEVARVMALPEMDISEIETAANLSQIGKMFVPNEILTKPGRLTDEEMAVMEGHVEHAYRILKDIDIAEGVLMAIYQMNERDDGTGYPKKLKRDDIFLSARILSALNVFCAMIRPRAYRGAKEPQQALEILAAESAKFDQAVVKALAEVVRTPAGERLVTAKA from the coding sequence ATGATGGCCAAGCAAGCACAGACCACCCCGGAGATGCCGAGAAGCATCGGCGGGGCCAGGCAGGGCGTCAAGATCGGCGTTGTCCTGGCTTTCGTCCTGGTGATTTCGGTGGGCATCCTGTTCCTGGCGGGCAGGGCGGTATCGAACAAGCACGCCGAAGGCGTGGAGAATCAGGAGAAGCGGCTCAACCTCCTGGCCCATGGTCGGGCCGAGGTGTTCGAGGCGTGGCTCTCCGAGCTTTCGCGCCAGGGCGACCGGCTGATCAAATCAGACCTCTTTCGCCTCTACGGGGCCGAGGTGGACAATGTGGAGGGCGACCTGCGCGCCATCTTCGGCGTGGCTGGGGCCGAGGGGCTGGCAGAGGGCCAGGGGTCGGAACTGGCCGCCCAGCTGCCCATGATGCAGAACATGCTCCGGGAGTTCTCCACCTATTCGGGCTTTCTCAACGGGCGCATCCTGACCCGCAGCGGCGATGCCTATATTGCCACGGACGGCTACCTGCCGCCCATGAGCGAGGTCCAGCTGGCCCAGGCCAGGGAGGCCGTGGCTTCCAAGTTGCCGAGGTTCTCGCCCCTGCGCAAGACGGCCCAGGGGCTTGAGATGGACATCTATGTGCCCATGTTTCCCCCGGATGTCGAGGATGGCGGCGGCGAGGCCATTGGCGCGCTGATGATGACCCGTCAGGTGACGGGCAAGATCACCGAGCTGCTTTCCAACTCCGCCCTCTCGGCCAAGGGCGAACGGACCCGGCTGATGCAGAAGGCCGAAGGCGGTTTTCGCGAGGTCACGCCCTGGACCTCGGAGGGGTTCACCGACGTGAACGCCCGGCTTGAACTGGACGCCCAGGGCGATCTGCCCTTTGGCCCCCGCGAGAGCCTGTCGGACCGCGATCAGCAGGTCTACTCCCTTGGGGTGCGCGTGGAAGGCCCGCAGTGGTGGGTGGTGCAGGAGTCGGATTACGACGCGGCCATGGTCCCCATCGACAACTTCACCCGCACGGTCTACATCGTGGCCGGGCTCGGCATCCTCACGGCCCTGCTCATCGCCGGGCTGGCGTGGTGGGTGCTGGCCGGGGTGCAGAGCCAGCGCATCGCCCAGGAATTCCAGGCCCTGGCCGCCCAGATCGACGACCAGAAGCGGTTCATCGACTCCATCAACGCCAACATCGACGAGTTCATCACCTTGAAGGACGCAGCCGGGCGCTACACCTACGTCAACGACGCCTTTGCCCAGGCCGTGGGTCGGAGCAAGGTGGAGCTGATCGGCATGGACGCGGCTGCGGTCTTCGGGTTCGACACGGCCAAGCGGCTGTCCTCCGTGGACGAGAACGTGTGCGCCGAGCAGCGCAAGATGACCATCAACGAGCCGGTCTTCCTGCGCTCCCAACGGCACCAGTTCCAGATTTCCAAGTCGCCCTACTGCGATCAGAACGGGGCGTGCCAAGGCATTGTCGAGGTCTACCGCGACATCACCGAGTTCGTGGCCGTGCAGGAGAAGAACAAGCGGCTCATCCGACGCGCCATGGAGGCGCTGGGTTCCACCATCGAGGCCGCCGACCCGTACCTTGGAGGCCACACCAAGCTCCTGGCCGGGCTCTCGGTGGAGGTGGCCAGGGTCATGGCGCTGCCCGAGATGGACATCTCCGAGATCGAGACCGCGGCCAACCTCTCGCAGATCGGCAAGATGTTCGTGCCCAACGAGATCCTGACCAAGCCGGGCAGACTCACCGACGAGGAGATGGCGGTCATGGAGGGGCATGTGGAACACGCCTACCGCATCCTCAAGGACATCGACATCGCCGAGGGCGTGCTCATGGCCATCTATCAGATGAACGAGCGCGACGACGGCACAGGCTACCCCAAGAAGCTCAAGCGCGATGATATATTCCTGTCCGCGCGCATCCTCTCGGCGCTCAACGTCTTCTGCGCCATGATCCGGCCCAGGGCTTATCGCGGGGCCAAGGAGCCGCAACAGGCGCTGGAGATCCTGGCCGCCGAGTCGGCCAAGTTCGACCAGGCCGTGGTCAAGGCCCTGGCCGAAGTCGTCAGGACGCCCGCTGGCGAGCGGCTGGTCACGGCCAAGGCGTAG
- a CDS encoding MATE family efflux transporter produces the protein MHIKRWKAENGYRQAMVLGLPLVISMVSSSVMTFTDRIFLGGYSLDALAASLPASIAAFLFLSFFFGVVEYVGVFVSQYTGATRHERVGAALWQGLWFCVPSGLFLASLWFVAGPLFALAGHPPEVQELEVAYFRILTLGGGPFLVGVCLSCFFSGRGMTKPVMIVNTAATVLNIPLDYCLINGIGPFPELGIVGAGIATLVGFTLPAVCFGIMAFTRRNEERFKIRSAWRLDRDLFGRFMRFGLPGGVQFFIDMFAVTFFVFMVGRIGPTELAATNVAVSIYTLAFMPMIGMHVATSIMVGQAMGRGEPDQAAYATKSALHLALAYMLSMGALFVLFPAPFIELFQARGDTAADFAPVMAMGTILLRYVAGFTLLDAIAITYMGGLKGAGDTRFIMFTMAAASVCCMVIPLSVLKQFGAVGIHSAWICLVVYVAALATSFMIRFRKGPWRTVRLIGK, from the coding sequence ATGCACATCAAACGCTGGAAGGCCGAAAACGGCTACAGACAGGCTATGGTCCTGGGGCTGCCGCTTGTTATAAGCATGGTCTCGTCATCGGTCATGACCTTTACCGACCGCATCTTTCTTGGCGGCTACTCTCTGGACGCGCTGGCCGCGTCGCTCCCGGCCAGCATCGCGGCCTTCCTGTTCCTGTCGTTCTTTTTCGGCGTGGTGGAGTATGTCGGGGTGTTCGTCTCCCAGTACACTGGGGCGACCCGGCACGAGCGGGTGGGCGCGGCCCTGTGGCAGGGGTTGTGGTTCTGCGTGCCGTCCGGCCTGTTCCTGGCCTCGTTGTGGTTCGTGGCTGGGCCGCTCTTTGCCCTGGCCGGGCATCCGCCCGAGGTCCAGGAGCTGGAGGTGGCCTATTTTCGCATCCTGACTCTGGGCGGCGGCCCTTTCCTGGTGGGTGTCTGCCTCTCCTGCTTTTTCTCGGGCCGGGGCATGACCAAGCCGGTCATGATCGTGAACACGGCGGCAACCGTCCTGAACATCCCGCTCGACTACTGTCTGATCAACGGCATCGGGCCGTTCCCGGAGCTTGGCATCGTGGGCGCGGGCATCGCCACGCTGGTCGGATTCACCTTGCCCGCCGTCTGTTTCGGCATCATGGCTTTCACCCGCAGGAACGAGGAGCGCTTCAAGATCCGCTCCGCCTGGCGCCTGGACCGGGATCTGTTTGGCCGGTTCATGCGCTTTGGTCTGCCCGGCGGGGTGCAGTTCTTCATCGACATGTTTGCCGTGACCTTCTTCGTCTTCATGGTCGGGCGTATCGGCCCCACCGAGCTGGCTGCCACCAATGTGGCCGTTTCCATTTACACACTTGCCTTTATGCCCATGATCGGCATGCATGTGGCCACCAGCATCATGGTGGGGCAGGCCATGGGCCGGGGGGAGCCGGATCAGGCGGCCTATGCCACCAAGAGCGCGCTGCACTTAGCCCTGGCCTACATGCTGAGCATGGGCGCGCTCTTCGTGCTTTTCCCGGCACCGTTCATCGAGCTGTTCCAGGCGCGTGGCGACACGGCGGCTGATTTCGCCCCGGTCATGGCCATGGGCACGATCCTGCTCCGGTATGTGGCTGGCTTCACCCTGCTGGACGCCATTGCCATCACCTACATGGGCGGCCTTAAAGGTGCGGGCGACACCCGGTTCATCATGTTCACCATGGCTGCGGCCTCGGTCTGCTGCATGGTCATCCCCCTGTCCGTGCTCAAGCAGTTCGGGGCCGTGGGCATCCACTCCGCGTGGATATGTCTGGTGGTCTACGTCGCCGCGCTGGCCACGTCGTTCATGATTCGCTTCCGCAAGGGGCCGTGGCGCACTGTCCGCCTCATTGGGAAGTAG
- a CDS encoding TolC family outer membrane protein produces the protein MKRLLIIPAIFAITLVLAQPTSADVDGTTTLKESVVDAVKHHPQIKALLFNREAVSRDLSASLGRFFPSLDLSSQYGFQKYNSSTARAQDTEGRSRRASDSTLTLTQNVFDGMDRLSAYQGSQARLESAESRLFDTVESIALNAIRAHIDMVRIRKLVTLAEGNITDHQGVLDSIAERVAGGAGSKADEMQARGRVARAETTLITYTGDLRTAEAEYVRQTGKTPGPLAELDYHPEYVPASLDQILETALDNNPKIKTYKAEIVVTEQDRNVTRSNYYPDLDIKVSSRYTDHLDGSQAYLRDDRAMLAMSWNLFSSGTDYQSTQAASARIRQAQQDLQDTIDDLTRQVASAWAEYGTAVGQIGKHQEALQYSIESRDMYLMQFNVGQRSLLDVLDAINEVFSNSVLLETAQSNRDFTLYKFLNLQGQLIKTFEVSENTYNTLPQ, from the coding sequence ATGAAACGACTCCTGATCATACCGGCCATTTTCGCCATCACCCTCGTCCTTGCACAACCGACGTCCGCAGATGTTGACGGCACCACCACCCTCAAGGAATCCGTGGTGGACGCAGTCAAACATCACCCGCAGATCAAGGCGCTCCTGTTCAACCGCGAGGCCGTGTCCAGGGATCTCTCCGCGTCCCTGGGTCGCTTCTTCCCCTCCCTGGACCTGTCGTCGCAATACGGCTTTCAGAAATACAACAGCTCCACGGCCCGCGCCCAGGATACCGAGGGCCGCAGCCGCAGAGCGTCAGACTCCACCCTGACCCTGACCCAGAACGTTTTTGACGGCATGGACCGACTGAGCGCCTACCAGGGCTCGCAGGCACGGCTCGAATCCGCCGAGAGCCGCCTTTTCGACACAGTGGAATCCATCGCCCTGAATGCCATCCGCGCGCACATCGACATGGTCCGCATCCGCAAACTGGTGACCCTGGCCGAAGGCAACATCACCGACCACCAGGGCGTGCTCGATTCCATTGCCGAACGCGTGGCGGGCGGGGCAGGCAGCAAGGCCGACGAGATGCAGGCGCGGGGCCGCGTGGCCCGTGCCGAAACCACGCTCATCACCTACACGGGAGATTTGCGCACCGCCGAGGCAGAGTACGTCCGCCAGACAGGCAAGACCCCCGGCCCCCTGGCAGAGCTGGACTACCACCCGGAATATGTCCCGGCCTCCCTGGATCAGATTCTTGAGACCGCCTTGGACAACAACCCCAAGATCAAGACCTACAAGGCCGAGATAGTCGTCACCGAGCAGGACCGGAACGTGACCCGGTCCAACTACTACCCTGACCTCGACATCAAGGTCAGCTCCCGCTACACCGACCACCTCGACGGCTCACAGGCCTATCTGCGCGACGACCGGGCCATGCTCGCCATGTCCTGGAACCTGTTCAGCAGCGGGACTGACTACCAGTCCACCCAGGCAGCCAGCGCCCGCATCAGGCAGGCCCAGCAGGATCTTCAGGACACCATCGACGACCTGACCCGTCAGGTGGCCTCGGCCTGGGCCGAATACGGCACTGCCGTCGGCCAGATCGGGAAGCACCAGGAAGCCCTCCAGTACAGCATCGAGTCGCGCGACATGTACCTGATGCAGTTCAATGTCGGCCAGCGCTCGCTCCTTGACGTGCTCGACGCCATCAACGAGGTGTTCAGCAACAGCGTGCTGCTCGAAACCGCCCAGAGCAACCGGGATTTCACCCTCTACAAGTTCCTCAACCTCCAGGGTCAGCTCATCAAGACCTTCGAAGTTTCCGAGAACACGTACAACACCCTCCCGCAGTAG